From the genome of Pseudoxanthomonas sp., one region includes:
- a CDS encoding TonB-dependent receptor, translating into MQHTKHPMRYALSAAIALALAPTLASAQEAAPAAANDDATTLDAVVVSGTAKFKGLRKRDASFSISTATPEQIQETAPTSTADLLKIVPGVWAEASGGGTGANVFVRGMPSEGDAPFFTLQLDGSPIFPPPTLSFLENTTLFRIDDTIARVEGLRGGPSPIYSNGQPGVTVNFIQKKGEDTPEGLVRMTLGTDSLRRVDFYSGGPLSADSGWYYSVGGFYRETDGVRQTGFPVEKGGQLSATLTKRWAEGEFNLYARHTDDKNTFYTAVPLVSRNNGQDISSFPGLDATTGTLVGDDFRRVTLPTGVGNQTMTRDLADGRGVDIDVFGGSLDWYVGNWTISDKFNYLKGDAPTYALFTGANPQTLSSFITDTYGAGVTGTGSFVNGGGTVDPNQQVLTAGFWVVDKEISSFTNDLRFSVDLTERNSLTFGVYYADYSSKDRWWLGNNMLLTAQDNARRVNLALSDGRVATRDGFVGTAFYNIRGDYDGQNTAFFIADEWTVNDRVRLDAGVRYERQEINGTVWDPVTRDLDGDPNTLYDNTTSVSTTPRSIDQNDSDVSWTAGLNYTLNDSVSLFGRVNSGFTFPQFDNLRDGANNKTEIDQYELGLKAGGETYEMYLTAFYNDFTGLRYQAFDNNGNNVVIIGDSKARGLEFEGAWRPVGGFELAWNATWLRAKYGDFSTFDGNQVVRQPKFRARLTPSYYWSMPWGDLKVFTTYTHVGDRYSDPANGQVLPEYDTWDIGASAHVGDHWEFTFSGRNVTDEIALTEGNARVLGNATSGGVFMGRPLEGTSYQASVAYRW; encoded by the coding sequence ATGCAACACACCAAGCACCCGATGCGCTACGCCCTGTCGGCCGCCATTGCGCTGGCCCTGGCGCCGACGCTGGCATCCGCACAGGAGGCGGCGCCGGCCGCCGCCAACGATGATGCGACCACGCTGGACGCGGTGGTCGTCAGCGGCACGGCCAAGTTCAAGGGCCTGCGCAAGCGCGACGCCAGCTTCTCGATCAGCACGGCCACGCCGGAGCAGATCCAGGAAACCGCGCCCACCAGCACCGCCGACCTGCTGAAGATCGTGCCGGGCGTGTGGGCGGAGGCCAGCGGCGGCGGTACCGGCGCCAACGTCTTCGTCCGCGGCATGCCCTCCGAGGGCGATGCGCCGTTCTTCACCCTGCAGCTGGACGGCTCGCCGATCTTCCCGCCGCCGACGCTGTCGTTCCTCGAGAACACCACGCTGTTCCGCATCGATGACACCATCGCGCGCGTCGAAGGCCTGCGCGGTGGTCCCAGTCCGATCTATTCCAACGGCCAGCCCGGCGTCACCGTCAACTTCATCCAGAAGAAGGGCGAGGACACGCCCGAAGGCCTGGTGCGCATGACGCTGGGCACCGACAGCCTGCGCCGGGTCGACTTCTACAGCGGCGGCCCGCTGAGCGCGGACAGCGGCTGGTACTACAGCGTGGGTGGCTTCTACCGCGAGACCGACGGCGTGCGCCAGACCGGCTTCCCGGTGGAGAAGGGTGGGCAGCTGAGCGCCACGCTGACCAAGCGCTGGGCCGAAGGCGAGTTCAACCTCTACGCGCGCCACACCGACGACAAGAACACCTTCTATACGGCGGTGCCGCTGGTCTCGCGCAACAACGGCCAGGACATCTCCAGCTTCCCCGGCCTGGACGCCACCACCGGCACGCTGGTCGGCGACGACTTCCGCCGGGTGACGCTGCCGACCGGCGTGGGCAACCAGACGATGACGCGCGACCTGGCCGATGGCCGCGGCGTGGACATCGACGTGTTCGGTGGTTCGCTGGACTGGTACGTCGGCAACTGGACGATCAGCGACAAGTTCAACTACCTCAAGGGCGATGCGCCGACCTATGCGCTGTTCACCGGCGCCAACCCGCAGACGCTGTCCTCGTTCATCACCGATACCTACGGTGCGGGCGTGACCGGCACCGGCAGTTTCGTCAACGGCGGCGGTACGGTCGATCCCAACCAGCAGGTGCTGACCGCGGGCTTCTGGGTGGTGGACAAGGAAATCAGTTCGTTCACCAACGACCTGCGCTTCAGCGTCGACCTGACCGAGCGCAATTCGCTGACGTTCGGCGTGTACTACGCCGACTACTCGTCGAAGGACCGCTGGTGGCTGGGCAACAACATGCTGCTGACGGCGCAGGACAACGCACGCCGGGTGAACCTGGCGCTGTCCGATGGCCGCGTTGCCACGCGCGACGGCTTCGTCGGCACCGCGTTCTACAACATCCGCGGCGACTACGATGGACAGAACACCGCCTTCTTCATCGCCGACGAATGGACCGTCAACGACCGCGTCCGCCTGGATGCCGGCGTGCGCTACGAGCGGCAGGAGATCAACGGCACGGTGTGGGATCCGGTGACGCGCGACCTGGATGGCGACCCGAACACCCTGTACGACAACACCACCTCGGTCTCCACCACGCCTCGCAGCATCGACCAGAACGACAGCGACGTGTCGTGGACGGCGGGCCTGAACTACACGCTCAATGACAGCGTCAGCCTGTTCGGCCGGGTCAACTCGGGCTTCACCTTCCCGCAGTTCGACAACCTGCGCGATGGCGCCAACAACAAGACCGAGATCGACCAGTACGAGCTGGGCCTGAAGGCCGGCGGCGAGACGTACGAGATGTACCTGACCGCGTTCTACAACGATTTCACCGGCCTGCGCTACCAGGCGTTCGACAACAACGGCAACAACGTCGTGATCATCGGCGATTCGAAGGCGCGTGGCCTGGAGTTCGAGGGCGCGTGGCGACCGGTGGGCGGTTTCGAGCTGGCGTGGAATGCGACCTGGCTGCGCGCCAAGTACGGCGACTTCTCCACGTTCGACGGCAACCAGGTGGTGCGCCAGCCGAAGTTCCGCGCGCGACTGACGCCGAGCTACTACTGGTCGATGCCGTGGGGCGACCTGAAGGTGTTCACCACCTACACGCACGTGGGCGATCGCTATTCCGATCCCGCCAACGGCCAGGTGCTGCCCGAGTACGACACTTGGGACATCGGCGCCAGCGCGCACGTGGGCGACCACTGGGAGTTCACCTTCTCGGGCCGCAACGTGACCGACGAGATCGCGTTGACCGAAGGCAATGCGCGCGTGCTGGGCAATGCGACCAGTGGCGGCGTGTTCATGGGACGGCCGCTGGAAGGCACGTCGTACCAGGCCTCCGTCGCCTACCGCTGGTGA
- a CDS encoding MFS transporter gives MTRTRMILAMILTYMIFAMLLNSVGTVILQSIQGFGISKADASLLEAFKDLPIAITSFLVASFLPRLGYRRAMMLGLLLVAAACVAMPLLQAFWATKLLFATVGVAFALVKVSVYSSIGLLTGDAKAHAALTSTVEGWFMVGILGSAWLFAAFINADVPGDPVWLDVYWVLAALCVAVIVLLATCTLDERAAQDGHAAGESFIDMFRLLALTLVVVFLVSAFLYVLMEQAINTWLPTFNREILHLPTTLSVQAASIFAGSLALGRLGGGVLLRRIPWFWLLSACVLAMAVLVLLALPLAADVQARDGMTWWNAPAAAYVFPMIGLLMAPIYPAINSVVLSALPKSRHAAMTGLIVVFSALGGTTGSYVTGQLFAHFDGSRAFYLLLVPMAMLLVSMALLQRAVSKRQGGPQPA, from the coding sequence ATGACGCGCACCCGCATGATCCTGGCGATGATCCTGACCTACATGATCTTCGCCATGCTGTTGAACTCCGTGGGCACGGTGATCCTGCAGTCCATCCAGGGCTTCGGCATCAGCAAGGCCGATGCCAGCCTGCTGGAAGCGTTCAAGGACCTGCCCATCGCCATCACGTCGTTCCTGGTGGCGTCGTTCCTGCCGCGGCTGGGCTACCGCCGGGCGATGATGCTCGGCCTGCTGCTGGTCGCCGCCGCCTGCGTCGCCATGCCGCTGCTGCAGGCGTTCTGGGCGACCAAGCTGCTGTTCGCCACGGTCGGCGTGGCGTTCGCACTGGTGAAGGTGTCGGTGTATTCCAGCATCGGCCTGCTGACCGGGGACGCGAAGGCGCATGCGGCGCTGACCAGCACGGTGGAGGGCTGGTTCATGGTCGGCATCCTGGGCAGCGCCTGGCTGTTCGCCGCCTTCATCAATGCCGACGTGCCGGGCGATCCGGTCTGGCTGGACGTCTACTGGGTGCTGGCGGCGCTGTGCGTCGCGGTGATCGTGCTGCTGGCGACCTGCACGCTGGACGAGCGCGCGGCGCAGGATGGCCATGCGGCAGGCGAATCCTTCATCGACATGTTCCGCCTGCTGGCGCTGACGCTGGTGGTGGTGTTCCTCGTGTCGGCGTTCCTCTACGTGCTGATGGAACAGGCCATCAACACCTGGCTGCCCACGTTCAACCGCGAGATCCTGCACCTGCCCACCACCCTCAGCGTGCAGGCGGCCAGCATCTTCGCCGGTTCGCTGGCGCTGGGACGACTGGGCGGTGGCGTGCTGCTGCGACGGATTCCCTGGTTCTGGCTGCTCTCGGCCTGCGTACTGGCGATGGCGGTGCTGGTGCTGCTGGCGTTGCCGCTGGCCGCCGACGTGCAGGCGCGCGACGGCATGACCTGGTGGAACGCGCCGGCGGCCGCCTATGTCTTCCCGATGATCGGCCTGCTGATGGCGCCGATCTATCCGGCGATCAACTCCGTGGTGCTCAGCGCGCTGCCGAAGTCGCGGCATGCGGCGATGACGGGATTGATCGTGGTGTTCTCCGCACTGGGCGGCACCACCGGTTCGTACGTGACCGGCCAACTGTTCGCGCACTTCGACGGATCGCGGGCCTTCTACCTGCTGCTGGTGCCGATGGCGATGCTGCTGGTGTCGATGGCGCTGCTGCAGCGCGCGGTGTCGAAGCGGCAGGGCGGTCCGCAACCGGCATGA
- a CDS encoding DMT family transporter produces MNATGVALALFIGMLLPLQALINASLGRQSFGPLFASLSSFLVGTGVLLAWWLLTKPVFVPAALAKVPWWAWTGGVIGAVFVASATLLVPRLGAASLICLVVAGQLVGSVVLDHFGVLHARQPVDALRVVGLLMVVAGALLVVKPWQPAAGA; encoded by the coding sequence ATGAACGCGACCGGCGTGGCCCTGGCCCTCTTCATCGGCATGCTGTTGCCGCTGCAGGCGTTGATCAATGCATCGCTGGGTCGGCAGAGCTTCGGGCCGCTGTTCGCCTCGCTGTCCTCCTTCCTGGTGGGCACGGGCGTGCTGCTGGCGTGGTGGCTGCTGACGAAGCCGGTGTTCGTTCCCGCCGCGTTGGCCAAGGTGCCGTGGTGGGCATGGACCGGTGGCGTGATCGGCGCGGTGTTCGTCGCGTCCGCCACGCTGCTGGTGCCGCGGCTCGGCGCGGCGTCGCTGATCTGCCTGGTGGTGGCCGGGCAGCTGGTGGGCTCGGTGGTGCTGGACCACTTCGGCGTGCTGCACGCGCGGCAGCCGGTGGACGCGCTGCGCGTGGTCGGCCTGCTGATGGTCGTGGCAGGTGCGCTGCTGGTGGTGAAGCCCTGGCAGCCGGCGGCAGGCGCGTGA
- a CDS encoding DNA-deoxyinosine glycosylase has protein sequence MSGGDVLTGLPPVVAPDCRVLVLGSMPGVASLQAARYYAHPRNRFWPVMAELAHLVPDASYADRLAALQRAGIGLWDVIGQCRRSGSLDSAIVRGSERANPIADLARGLDGLCGIALNGGTAATMFKRHVAPQLDEGLRHRVRIIALPSTSPAHAAMDLARLREAWGVLRPLLPASAVRGSRGRTQP, from the coding sequence GTGAGCGGAGGCGACGTACTGACCGGGCTGCCACCGGTGGTGGCCCCCGACTGTCGCGTGCTGGTGCTGGGATCGATGCCCGGCGTTGCGTCACTGCAAGCCGCGCGCTACTACGCCCATCCGCGCAACCGGTTCTGGCCGGTGATGGCGGAGTTGGCGCACCTGGTGCCCGATGCGTCCTATGCCGACCGCCTGGCGGCACTGCAGCGGGCGGGCATCGGGCTGTGGGACGTGATCGGCCAATGCCGCCGCAGCGGCAGCCTGGACAGCGCCATCGTCCGCGGCAGCGAACGGGCGAATCCCATCGCCGACCTCGCGCGGGGGCTGGACGGCCTGTGCGGCATCGCACTCAACGGCGGGACCGCGGCGACGATGTTCAAGCGGCATGTGGCGCCGCAGCTGGACGAGGGCCTGCGGCATCGCGTGCGCATCATCGCGCTGCCCTCGACCAGCCCGGCGCACGCGGCGATGGATCTGGCGCGGCTGCGCGAGGCCTGGGGCGTGCTGCGGCCGCTGCTGCCGGCGTCAGCCGTGCGCGGTTCGCGCGGACGGACGCAGCCGTAG